The sequence below is a genomic window from Luteitalea sp..
TCGCCAACCTGGATCACCACGTCAGCCGAGGAACCATCGCTAACCTCCTGAGGCAACGCGGCATCGAACCCGCGCCTGAGCGGCAGAAGCGGACGACGTGGCAGGAGTTCCTGACCGCCCACCGGGACGTCCTCGCGGCCGCGGATTTCTTCACGGTCGAAGTCTGGACCGCTGGAGGGCTGACGCGCTTCGCCGTCTTGTTCGTGATCGACCTGGCGACGCGACGCGTGGAGATCGCCGGCATCCTTCCGGAGCCCGACAGTGCCTGGGTGATCCAGTGCGGTCGCCAGGTCACCGATCCGGTTGATGGATGCCTGCGGCGGAAACGCTTCCTCCTTCATGATCGCGATCCACGCTTCACCGACGCGTTTGGTGACACGTTGGCGGCGGCCGGCATCGAGACGGTCCGCTTGCCGCCCCGTTCGCCAAATCTCAACGCGTACGCGGAGCGCTTCGTGAGGACGATCAAAGAATCGTGTCTGGACCGACTGATTCTCGTTGGCGAACGCTCGTTGCGCGCCGCGATTCACGAGTTTGTCAAGCACTATCACCACGAACGGAACCATCAGGGCGTGGGCAATCAATTGCTCTTCCCAGCCACGAGGACGGCTCATGGCAACAGCCCGATCGCCTGTCGTCCGCGGTTGGGTGGACTGTTGAAGTACTACTACCGACCTGCCGCGTAGAACGGCCTCACGAGTGTCCCTGACCTGCGCAGGTCCACGCGCCAGACGTGACGGGAGTCGCGTCGTTCGAATTCGCGTTCATCCAAGGGTAATAGACGGGCGCCACGAGTCCTCTAAGTGAGGGGACGGCAAGGCCCGCAATGGAGCATGTCGAGCGCGGGACTCTGGCCGGTGACTGCATCGTGGTTCGGAGCTGTCGACCAGATTGTTGGACATTACGCGGTGACTAAGTCGAAATGGCGAACGTTCTGGACTTCTGGACGGGTCGTTCCGTCGTCGTCATTCTTGCTTTGCCGTCCAACGATTAGGTCACGCACGCGCAAATGGGACAGAGCCTGTGCGTCGAGCGCAGCGGATTGTTCGGCGCTGAGCGCAAAGGATTTCCAGAGATCACCTCCGCTTCCTAGCAGGTCGCGTGTTTCTCGCGTGTTTCCCGCCTCTTGTGCGGAGAACCCGATGGCCCGATAGTGTGTGACATGAACGTTCCACCATGTCGATGAAATCGTGAGCATCCGAAAAATAGTTCTTGAAAGCTAACCTCACTTCGGCACTAGTGTCGGCGCGAACGAGCACAACGTCACTGCTGGGTATTTGTTCCTCAAGCTCGAACAACGCGCGAAGCGCCTCAGTCGCGTCTCTAAATGTCTTCACATCAAGCTCACCAGCTTCCGAGAAGATCAAGATGGCGTTGCGCTTCAGCGTTACCGCCGCCTTCGTAGCATTGAGGCCTGCAAGCGTGGCTAGGAGACCAAGCTCCTTGTCCAGGGCAAGAAAGCGTCGGACAACATCACGATCACCTAGCTCAGGGAACGGGCCAGTCGATTCCTCGTATGCCCGAGCGAGAAGCTCACTGGCGAGCGCCATTGCTTCCTGGTATCTGGTATCTCCTTGCTCGAACTTCGGTTGGTTCTCGGTGATGAATCCGATAACTTCGACGGCGGTAGCCCAAGCATGCTGGACAAGGGTCCGATATTGGATCTCGACTAACAGCCCCTTGAGAGGACGACCAACGGTGGAGTTGACGTCGTACTCGTATACGTCGTGAACACCGCGGTATCCAGTGCTCTTTGGACACGTGATGTAATCATACTTGTCGGTGTCATTCCGGCGTCGATGGTTGAAACGTGCGCCATGGAGTGTGTCACGAAATGCGTAGAGTTCGCTAATGGATGTAAAGATTAGCCGGCATCCAGCGACGTCGTCCATTCGAGCCAATTGCATGTTTGGGAAGCGGTGCAGTTTGCCGAATATCGTGCGCTTTCTTTTGTGCCGTTGAGCGACCGTAACACTCGTATCGCGGGTTCGTGTTCTAAGAATTGCTTGGAACGTGTTGAGTACGTTTCGGTGGGCCGCTCGCCAGGTATCGATGGCCTGGAGGTCCTGGGGCGTCGCCTTTCCAGTTCGAACGCGTGCACCGGCTCTGTTGACCCGTGACTTCGAGCCTCCAGGGAACGCGTCAGAATCGGACGGGCTCAAAAGGCCTTCCTTCCTAGCGCCAACGTTGAATGGGTGGATGCGTCGTTGCTGGCCACGGCTGCCGCACGCCCATCCCTCATACTACTGACCGGCGAATCGCCGCCATTGTTCGCGTCCGCTGCACAACTGGCAAGTCCTCTCGCGTCAGGTCCTCCGCGGGATTGCTTGACCTTCCGCCCGCGAAGCGGCGCCAGCGCGAAAGACCCGGTGGAGGTCGAAGCCGGAGGGCGCCAATGCGGCATCGCCGGGGTTCGTGTGGTTCCGTGTAGTTGCCCAGCAGCTACTGATAAGCCGCAGAGGTGCTGATGGCGGCGGGACAGCGACATCGCACTACGCTACGGCGTTTATCGGAGCTGTCCCCACGGACATTTTGCACTGTCTCGCGCGAGTTGTCATCACGCCGACGGACGCCCCGCATCGTCCTTGAGGAGTTGAGCGGCGTGAGCGAACGGCCGATGATCATCCGCATGGCGACCACCTCCCGCACGCAGCAACACTATGACCATCGGCTCCGGGGTCTCGTCCAACGCACCGGGACCTGACCATCGCCACGGATCTCGGCGTCCCGCGCTCGACGGCGCG
It includes:
- a CDS encoding transposase gives rise to the protein MVPLFHPLRFFLVALAGWINQQQRDVIDYLQEENRVLREQLGPRRLRFTNDQRIRLAAKAKSLGRRALTEIRSIVTPDTLLAWHRALIARKYDGHLRRGPGRPPVTAEIREWVVRMATENRSWGYTRIQGALANLDHHVSRGTIANLLRQRGIEPAPERQKRTTWQEFLTAHRDVLAAADFFTVEVWTAGGLTRFAVLFVIDLATRRVEIAGILPEPDSAWVIQCGRQVTDPVDGCLRRKRFLLHDRDPRFTDAFGDTLAAAGIETVRLPPRSPNLNAYAERFVRTIKESCLDRLILVGERSLRAAIHEFVKHYHHERNHQGVGNQLLFPATRTAHGNSPIACRPRLGGLLKYYYRPAA
- a CDS encoding (p)ppGpp synthetase; protein product: MSPSDSDAFPGGSKSRVNRAGARVRTGKATPQDLQAIDTWRAAHRNVLNTFQAILRTRTRDTSVTVAQRHKRKRTIFGKLHRFPNMQLARMDDVAGCRLIFTSISELYAFRDTLHGARFNHRRRNDTDKYDYITCPKSTGYRGVHDVYEYDVNSTVGRPLKGLLVEIQYRTLVQHAWATAVEVIGFITENQPKFEQGDTRYQEAMALASELLARAYEESTGPFPELGDRDVVRRFLALDKELGLLATLAGLNATKAAVTLKRNAILIFSEAGELDVKTFRDATEALRALFELEEQIPSSDVVLVRADTSAEVRLAFKNYFSDAHDFIDMVERSCHTLSGHRVLRTRGGKHARNTRPARKRR